In a genomic window of Terriglobales bacterium:
- a CDS encoding twin-arginine translocase TatA/TatE family subunit: MNLGFPEMMFLILLALLIFGPKKLPEIGRHIGRGLAEFKRASNDFKHQLEDEVRQLEVEEAGKNQIRAPEGTVAARSEAESSPIGTGSRGEAGSGGAATEENKASAETETKTNA, encoded by the coding sequence ATGAACCTGGGCTTTCCGGAGATGATGTTTCTCATCCTGCTGGCCCTTTTGATCTTCGGGCCGAAGAAGCTGCCGGAGATTGGGCGGCATATCGGGCGGGGCCTGGCGGAGTTCAAGCGCGCCTCCAACGACTTCAAGCACCAACTCGAGGACGAAGTGCGGCAACTGGAGGTGGAAGAGGCCGGCAAGAACCAGATTCGCGCCCCTGAGGGCACGGTAGCGGCGCGGTCTGAGGCCGAATCGTCCCCCATCGGCACGGGGAGTCGCGGGGAAGCCGGGAGCGGTGGCGCAGCGACCGAGGAGAACAAGGCCAGCGCCGAAACCGAGACCAAGACCAATGCCTGA
- a CDS encoding S41 family peptidase: MAGRYRRSALLVLLVILACGSLGVLFGQRVGPSASSGSEIEDQVRVFADVYRVVEDNYADPVNADKAIYNGAIPGMLRVLDPHSNFFDPKSYSLLREDQRGKYYGVGMQVGPRNNKVIVIAPFVGTPAYRAGIRPGDIIAAVDGKPTDNLSTSEVADMLKGPKGTPVRITILREGADGPLEFTVVRDEIPRNSVDVHFELGPGIGYMHISSFNETTEQEVAEALEQFGELKGLVLDLRQNPGGLLSEAVAVADNFLRKGAIIVRHSGRASQEKVYRAREGNNGREYPLVVLVNRGTASAAEILAGAIQDHDRGLVAGETTFGKGLVQTVYPLSENTGLALTTAKYFTPSGRLIQREYAGVSLYDYYVNNGNGNNNGNREVRMTDSGRPVYGGGGISPDVKLESSRSNHFQDTLLQRYAFFNFGKRYLLHRHVDRSFKVDDVVLLEFRKFLDEEKIPYTEAELVEVDDWVRSNIKAELFIAEFGQQEGLRVRAETDPQVRKAIELLPQARELAENARKILAERSNSQTIPR, translated from the coding sequence ATGGCTGGTCGTTACCGCCGCTCGGCTCTTCTTGTCCTTCTGGTCATCCTCGCCTGCGGTTCCCTGGGGGTGTTGTTCGGCCAGCGCGTCGGCCCTTCCGCGTCTTCGGGCTCGGAGATCGAGGATCAGGTCCGCGTCTTCGCCGACGTCTATCGCGTGGTCGAGGATAACTACGCCGACCCGGTCAACGCGGACAAGGCCATCTACAACGGCGCCATCCCCGGCATGTTGCGCGTGCTCGACCCGCACTCCAATTTCTTCGATCCCAAGTCCTATTCCCTGCTGCGCGAAGACCAGCGCGGCAAGTACTACGGCGTGGGCATGCAGGTGGGACCCCGCAATAACAAGGTGATCGTGATCGCGCCTTTCGTGGGCACGCCCGCGTACCGTGCCGGCATCCGTCCGGGGGACATCATCGCCGCCGTGGACGGCAAGCCCACCGACAACCTCTCAACCAGTGAAGTCGCCGACATGCTCAAGGGCCCCAAGGGGACTCCGGTGCGCATCACCATCTTGCGCGAAGGAGCCGACGGCCCGCTGGAGTTCACCGTCGTCCGCGATGAGATTCCGCGCAACTCCGTGGATGTGCATTTCGAGCTCGGGCCCGGCATCGGTTACATGCACATCTCCAGCTTCAATGAGACCACCGAGCAGGAGGTCGCCGAAGCCCTGGAGCAGTTCGGAGAACTCAAAGGACTGGTCCTCGACCTGCGCCAGAATCCCGGGGGGCTGCTCAGCGAGGCCGTCGCCGTGGCCGACAACTTCCTGCGCAAGGGCGCCATCATCGTGCGCCACTCCGGCCGCGCCTCGCAGGAAAAGGTCTATCGCGCCCGCGAGGGCAACAACGGCCGCGAGTATCCCCTGGTCGTGCTGGTGAACCGCGGCACGGCTTCCGCCGCTGAGATTCTGGCGGGCGCCATCCAGGACCACGACCGCGGACTGGTGGCCGGAGAAACCACCTTCGGCAAGGGTTTGGTGCAGACTGTCTATCCGCTCTCGGAAAACACCGGCCTCGCTTTGACCACGGCCAAGTACTTCACGCCCAGCGGACGGCTCATCCAGCGGGAATACGCCGGCGTCAGTCTCTACGATTATTACGTTAATAACGGAAATGGAAACAACAACGGCAACCGCGAAGTGCGCATGACCGACAGCGGGCGGCCGGTGTATGGCGGCGGTGGCATCAGCCCCGACGTCAAGCTGGAGTCATCGCGCAGCAACCACTTCCAGGACACGCTGCTGCAGCGCTACGCCTTCTTCAATTTCGGCAAACGCTACTTGCTGCACCGCCACGTGGATCGCAGCTTTAAAGTGGACGACGTCGTGCTGCTGGAGTTCCGCAAGTTCCTGGACGAGGAGAAGATCCCCTACACCGAAGCCGAGCTGGTGGAAGTGGATGACTGGGTGCGGTCCAACATCAAGGCGGAGCTGTTCATCGCCGAGTTCGGACAGCAGGAGGGGCTGCGGGTGCGGGCGGAGACCGATCCCCAGGTGCGCAAGGCGATCGAACTGCTGCCCCAGGCCCGGGAACTGGCGGAAAACGCGCGCAAGATCCTCGCCGAACGCAGCAACTCCCAGACCATCCCGCGCTAA
- the tatC gene encoding twin-arginine translocase subunit TatC — protein MPEAAMDAAGHEGARGEAAEPIAAMSFLEHLEELRRRIIYSIIGIAVGFLAAWSYADRIFALMQQPISEALRAHKLEDKLVYLSPTEPFNIYLKVGLLAGIFISAPFVLYQVWAFVAPGLYKNEKRYVLPFLASTVGLFLAGGLFGYKIVYPAALDFLIGYGEQFRPMVTIGEYTDLFLTVILGLGLVFELPVVIFFLALMGVVDAGFLWRNFRYAILGAFTVAAILTPTTDVVNMTIFAAPLIVLYVLSIGIAWAVHPRRRARAAA, from the coding sequence ATGCCTGAAGCGGCCATGGACGCAGCCGGGCACGAAGGTGCTCGCGGCGAAGCAGCCGAACCCATCGCGGCCATGAGCTTCCTGGAGCACCTGGAAGAGCTGCGGCGACGCATCATCTATTCCATCATCGGCATCGCGGTGGGGTTCCTGGCGGCGTGGTCCTACGCCGACCGCATCTTTGCCCTGATGCAGCAGCCCATCAGCGAGGCGCTGCGGGCGCACAAGCTGGAAGACAAGCTGGTTTACTTGAGTCCCACCGAACCCTTCAACATTTACTTGAAGGTTGGGCTGCTGGCGGGCATCTTCATTTCGGCTCCCTTCGTGCTGTACCAGGTGTGGGCGTTCGTCGCCCCCGGCCTTTACAAGAACGAAAAGCGTTACGTGTTGCCATTCCTGGCCTCCACGGTAGGACTCTTCCTGGCCGGGGGGCTGTTCGGCTACAAGATCGTCTACCCGGCGGCGCTCGACTTCTTGATCGGCTACGGGGAGCAGTTCCGGCCCATGGTCACCATCGGCGAGTACACCGACCTGTTCCTCACCGTGATCCTGGGACTGGGACTGGTGTTCGAGCTGCCGGTAGTCATTTTCTTTCTCGCGCTGATGGGGGTGGTGGACGCCGGTTTTCTGTGGCGGAATTTTCGCTACGCCATCCTGGGCGCGTTCACCGTGGCCGCGATCCTCACCCCCACTACCGACGTGGTGAACATGACGATCTTCGCCGCGCCGCTGATCGTGCTGTATGTGCTGAGCATCGGGATCGCCTGGGCGGTCCATCCGCGCCGCCGGGCGCGGGCCGCGGCATGA